The Candidatus Saccharibacteria bacterium RAAC3_TM7_1 nucleotide sequence GATAGTTATCGACTTTGTCGGTAATTGCGGCCATACCACCGACCACCGCTTTTTCATACAGGACTGTATCGATATCTTCGCGTGTTGTGTAAACAGCTGCCGCGAGTGCACTCGGACCAGCACCGATCATAATAACGTCGCGTACTTTTTTGTCGTTCATTTTAGTATCCTGCTCCTGTCAGTAGTTCTTCCGGTATCTCCGGTTCGATTATCGTTTGTAGTGTTTCGATTGGTAGCACAATGAAGCGTAGTGGCGTATCGGCAGGAATATTCTCTTTTTCCTGGCTGCCATAGGCTTGCTCGGATGGAATGGTGATTAGACGAGCGCCACCGATCTTCATACCTTTGGTGCCCTCATCCCAGCCCTTGATAACCCCACCGGGACGGACGATAAATGGCGTCTTCAGCTTCGCTCCGTCTAATGTGCCGTCAAAGACCTTGCCGTCTGGCGTCCAGCCGATGTAGTACGCAGCGTAGGTCGTATTGTCGCCGATGGCTACACCGCTCCCTTTACTCAGCTCTTGCACTGTCAGTTTTTTCTGTGCCGTAGCCTTGTCAAATGTCCCAACATACTTGTCGCTGTAGCCCTTCAAAGCACCGTAGTATTTAGCCGAGAGTATCGCCTGTCTCTTTTCCAGATCACCCTGCTGTGCTTCGGTCGCCTTCTGATAGGCGGTATAGTCTTTTTGATACTTCGCGTATATTGTATTGAGTCGTTGCTCGTCGGCCGTCTGATTACTTGGTGCGATTATCATCGCGACGAAGCCGGCGATCGTCCCGATCGTAAGGACGATTGCAATAATCCAGATCCCCGTCCGCTGTGCTGTGGTCGTTGCCATAATTCCCTCTAAAGTTTATGCGTTACTGCTATAAGTATAGCAAATTATGCCGCAATATCGAAGTCACGCAGCTTGGCTTTTGCCTTTTCGGTTGTACCCAACTGAAGCTCAAGCAATTGGGCGTAGATACCACCGGTTTTCGCAAGCTCACGCGGCGTGCCAACTTCATCAACACGGCCATCTTTCAGAGTAACGATAGTATCGACATGAGCGATAGTACTGAGGCGGTGCGCAATGATTAGCGTTGTGCGGTTCTTCATCAGTCGGTCGAGCGCTTCCTGAACGACTTTTTCCGCTTTACTATCGAGGCTACTGGTCGCTTCGTCGAGAACGAGAATCGGTGCATCTTTGAGAATAGCGCGCGCGATGGCGATGCGTTGCTTTTGCCCACCGCTCAGCTTGATGCCTCGCTCGCCGATCTCGGTATCGTAACCATCGGGGAATTTGGCAATGAACTCATGTGCGTTGGCCATTCTTGCCGCCGCTTCTATCTCTTTATCGGCAGCATCCGGTCGGCCATAGGTAATATTCTCACGTATCGTACCGCTAAAGAGTGGCGCCTCCTGGAAAACCGTCGCAATACTGGCTCGTACGCTGGCGCGCGTGACGTTTATTACTGGCTGTCCGTCGATCAGCACCTCTCCGGCGTCCGGCTCGTACAGGCGCATCAGCAGGTTCGAAATGGTCGTCTTGCCACCACCACTTTCACCCACCAAAGCCAATTTCTTACCGGCGGGTAACCTAAAATTAACGTCATGGAGCACCTGCTTGTTGCGCGCGTAGGAGAAGTCCACGTTACGGTATTCGATCTGGCCTTTTTTCACGGTGAGAATATTTGCTGTCGCTTCACCTTCTTCCGGCTTTTCGTTCATTGCGGTAATATAATCCTTGCTATTTGCCACCGCTCGCTGATACGTATCCACGAAATAGCTAAGATTACGAAGAGGAAATGTACCTTGCTGGATCAGTGTGATGAGCATCACCATGTCGCCAACGGTAAAATTACCGCGTGCGGTTTCATAAAATAGCAACCCGTAAATTGCTCCAAATAGTACACCGAAAATTGCACCGCGTTCAGCATTCATCACATGCCAGTACCGTGATTGGCGCTTCGTCAGTCCGATCATATGGCTCATCTCATCGTCAAATTTTGTCAGCTCACGCTTCTCGGTACCGAAACTTTTGACCAGTCGCATCTGGCTTACTACTTCCGCGAACCGCCCGCTTGCTGTGTCAAAGTGAGTATTCTTTTCTGTTTCGAGCTTCTGCCACTTCACACTTGTACGAGCGGTCAGATAAAGATTGGCAGGAATTAAAAATAGAAACAGAACCGCGAGCGGCCAACTATACCAGACCAAGATGCCGATCGTAATCGCCATCGTCAGCAGCATTTGCAGTAAGTTATTTGAGAAGAACTGTAGAAACTGCGTGATGTCAGCAATAGCACGGCTCAAACGATTAATGATTTTGCCCGTTATTTCGCCGTCGTAGTACTGTTGCGGCAAGCTTAGCAGATGCTGGTAGTAGCGCTTCGATAGCTGGCGACGCGCCCGGATCGATACTTGGTCGCCAAAATAACCGCCGATATCGCCCGCTACCGTCGTCAGTAGCGCCACTGCCACCAGTGCACCAACGATACCGATCAGTGGGCCGAGTGTAAAGTCGGCCTTGCCAGCAACAATCGCCACGACCCAGTCGGTGCCGACTTTAACGATAAATGGCGTCGTAAGATTCAGTAGTGCCGTCACGACCGACATAATACCGATGATTACAAAAAACGGTTTGAGATGTGAAGTATAGCGAATAATCTGCCGCAGATTTTTCATGCGCTATATCCGCTCAGCGCCGAGCTTGTCCTTACCAGCGGCCGCGACAGCAGCAACAACACTACTCACCTCTTCTTCCTTTAGTGTGCGGTTATCACTGGTCACTTTGAAACGGAGGGTTACTGTTTTTACATCGCTTCCCTCCGGCTGGTATAGTGCGAGCGGTGATATATCAAAACGAAGATTGGATGCTGCTTCATTTGTGGCTTGCCGTGCAAGTTCAAACACTGCAGCGTATGTCGTAGCTACCGGGATACGGAGCGAGATATCTTGCGTCACGCTTGGAAAGCGCGAGAGCGGCTGATACGTTGCAGGCTTCTGCTTGACTAGGAACGACTGGAATATTTCAAATCCGGCGGTTGTTTCCGGTAGCTTGAAGGCTCTCCGTACCGAAGCCTTGTACTCGCCGATAACGCCGACAAAGTGCTCGCCGCTCATCACGACAGCCGCTCTACCTGGTTCAAATGGTTGAGCTAGTTGATCAAAAATAGGATATTCGATTGAAAAGTCACGCAGCGGTATATACGAGACTTCCGGCGCCAATGTCTCCAGGTAATGTTTTGCCTTATAGTAGGCAGTTTCGCTTGATTTTTTCGCCGCATAAACAAAGGCTAGCCGTTCATACTCACGCGGCAAACCTTCGTCGTCCATATCATCTTTGCGATGTGCTTTTCCAAATTCAAACAACGCAAATTCATCATGACCAGCTTTGATATTCATATGGATCTTATCGAGCAGACTCGGTGTTAGGCTGAGACGATAATATTGTAGATCGGGGCTCAGCGCGTTACTGAGCCTATAGGCCTGTGCGCTATCTTGTCCGGACTGTTCTAGCACGCGTTCGTGTACAAAGCTATACGTCAATACCTCATTGGCGCCAGCTCGACTCAGTGACTCGCGTACCTTCGTCTTCATAGTAAGTATTGCGTCTTTTACGGTGGGCGCCATAGTTCGCAGCGGCAGCTCGAGTGGCAGCTTATCGAAACCATACAGCCGGCCGACTTCTTCAACCACATCTTCCGCAAGCCTAATGTCGGTACGCCAAAATGGTGGCTCAACTGTTATACCATTTTCAAGGCCTATTTTGACCTCGACATTCTCAAGTAATTGCCTCATTTCTGAAGCCGACAGCCCAAGTCCAAGCCGTTGGTTGATAAAGTCCACACTACCTGCGATTGGTTCATTCACTCTATCGGTGCCGGAATCGAATACATCACTCGCCTGCTCACCGCCGGCCACGTCACGAAGGCTCGTCATTAGTAGATTCATTACGTACGAATTTTGTAGCGGCGACTGGCCTTTATTGAAGCGGTTTGAGGCATCAGTAAAGAGGCCGTGATGCATACTACTCTTTCGGATGGTATACATATCGAAGTTTGCAACTTCAAGCACAACGTTTTTGGTTTCGTCGGAAACTTCGCTGTCACCACCGCCCATAATGCCAGCCAGTCCAATCGGACCTTCGGCGTCGGCGATCACGATGTCGGTGACGTCGAGCGCGTATTGCTTGTGATTCAGCAGGGTGACTTCTTCACCTGGAAGCGCCATTCGCGCAACCAACTTGTGACCACGCAGTTTATCGTAGTCGTAGGCGTGTACCGGCTGCGCGGTGAGCAGCATGATGTAGTTTGTCACGTCGACGATATTGTTGATCGGCTTGGCACCGAGCCTCATCAGCGCACACTGTAGCCAGAGTGGGCTCGGCTTTACTACTACGTCTTTGATGGCGACCGTCATCAGCCGCGGCACGTTGCCATCTGCGTTATTACTAACCTCAAATTCCAGCCCTGAAGCTGACGAAAATTCCGGTGCGCCTGCGTACCAGTCAGGGCTAGTAAATGCCTGGTGGTGAATCCCGGCAATTTCCCGCGCCACACCGAGCTGGCCAAAGAGATCCGGCCGATGAGTAAACATTTTGTTTTCAATGTCGATAACGTGATCATCGAGCCCGTAGAGCTTCGCAAAGCTAACCCCAGGCTTGACGGCTTCGTCGCTCGGCTTCCACTCGTCTGGATCGATTTCAATAATACCGTCGTGATCACTGTTGATTGCCAGCTCGTCGCCAGCGGCTAACATACCGTTGCTCATAACGCCGCGAATTTCGCGCTTTTCGAGTACAAACGGTTCCTTTTCGGCAAAACTCGCCGGTACCGTGCTGCTGGGCGGCAGCCAGACGGCGTACATATCGGTATGGACATTAGGCGCACCGCAGACGACTTGGACGTGACCATTTTCATCGCGCTCGACGTCCTGCACCACACCGCCATCGTCAACCCTGCAGACATGCAGACGATCTGCATTGGGGTGGTCTTCGCAAGAAACAACCTTTACAATCACTGCTTTTTCATAGCGTTCACCGAGATTAATCGTTTCCTCAACCTTACCGAGCTGAGAATTAATTTTTTTCACGAGCTCATCGACGGGCGGTAGCTCGAAGTCAATAAATTGTTTGATTTGGTTTAGGCTTACTCGCATAACTATTCAAATTATACCGTATTTCTTTACTGACCGTTATAGTTCGTCCAATCCGTCGCGAGATCGAACCCGTACGGATGCCTCAGGGCGAAGCCGCCCGTATCATAAACTTTACCCGGTCCGAGGCTGGTCTCGACAATAGTGCAGCGAGGATAGGAGCTGAGGTTTGCCGCAACCAGTACGTAGCCGCTTTGGTCAACCTTGGCGCCGTCGGCTCGGACTTTATAGGCACCGCCCGCCCCACACGTCCCGATCACAATATTCATCGGCAGGTCATAGTAGGTCTCGCGATGTGCCACGCCCGCACTGTCGACAAATACCTGCGCACCCTTCGATACAGTCAAGGCGTCCGGTCGCGGCGTAAAGGCAACCCGACGCGGCTTCAATTTGACTCGCTCAACTTCCAAAACGACTGACACTCCGTCAGCTAGCGTATCACCCACCCGAAAGGTCGTCTTGTCTTTTCGTCCGAGCGACTTTAGCTTAGCCGCCTTCAAGATGGCATTTGGCGACTGTGCTACCGTGAGTACCGTTTGACGGACGCCACCATCAACGACGGCCACCAACCGAGATCGATAAATGATTACGTCCGTATACGTGTCTATCAGCTTACTGCCTTGAGAGGGTTCAACGATATCGTGCGAATCCACCGTGATCTCTGCCGCATTGAGCGCATCACCAACCGTCCCGGCACGTGTCACAATGACTTTTTTCATACCACGGTCATAAAAAGTTACCAGCCGCTTTGTGCCAGTTTCTTCATTTGGATTTAATAGGACATACACGAGTCCAACTACGCATAAGAGGAGAAGTGTCGCAGCTAGTGTCAAAATCCGCCGATGCTGCTTTACTTTCTTGATGAGTTTTTTCTTTGTCTTTTTCTTCATACGGAGCTCTGATTATTAAGATATATAAATTTCATCCAGAATCTCAGAGAATTCGGTTGTGCCGAGGCTTTCAAGAGTAAAATGACCCTTACCGATGAAATTATTCAGTTTAATCTCTGGAGCTGCGCTCTTAATCATATCGACCGACTTAAGCACCGATGCCTCATCATCGTCTGACACTATGACAGTCATACCACCTAAGCATCTCTCAGCGATGGCCTTATCGATTGTAAATTTAAAGAAGTCCGCCGTATCACTTGCTGGGTTATCGTCAGGATTTATCCATGGTGCGACTAAGATAGCCTTAGCAACTTTCAGCTCCGGATGTTCACTCAAGTAACGCACCCAGAAACCGCCACCGCAGCTGTGCCCGACGACGAGAGTTTCCTCATTGATGTCATATCGTTCTATTTCACGCACCCATTCATCATAGCGTGGGCGGAAACAGTATTGCACTTCAGGAGTCACAGCGAATATGTCCCGAATCATCAACTGCTGAGCCAGCCAAGGAAACCAATGTTGGTTACTGGCGGATAAAAACTTGTCCGAGTAATATTCGTCTTCATCTGGGCGGCCATGGAGGATGATTGCGTTTTTCATGACTCAGACTCCAAAATAAGATCTCTTACGAGCGGAAACTTAACATACGGTAGATTCTGACCCTCCGACCCAAAATGTCCCTCGTTTCGAACGATTTGCGTGCCGCCCAGATGGTCAAACATAATGCGCCCCTGCTTATCGTCACAACCCCATGGATCATCTACAGAATTAATAAATACAAAATCGCTTGAATTACTTTTTATTTTTTCCCAGTCGTAGGCAGTCTGCAATACCGGATCCTTGTCTTCGCCAGGCAGCCGCATCGAGTAGCCAGCTACGAGGATGCTCAGTTTCACTTTCACATCAATATTCTCAAGGATACTTAGAATTAATGGCGAACCAGCCGAGTGTCCAACCAATACTGTATCTTGATCAAATTGATGATTTTTTAGCACTTTTGGCAGAAACATGCCTATCTCTTTGTGATTTATCGTCGGATAATGCGGTACGCTCACTTTATAGCCACGATTCTCTAGTTCATTCTTTAACCATTCGTACCAGTAAAACTTATTGTCCGGTGAGCAGTCCGTTCCATGAAATATGATTGCGTTTTTCATTGAGATGTAACACCTCCATCGACGACAAGGCTATCCCCTATTACACCTTCAGTAGTCGCAAAACACAAGAAGACTCCATACTTTTCTCTGATCGTAGCCAACGTTTTATCAACGTGCTCTCGAACTATTTTCTCGACGCTCATAGCCCTCGCCCCATATTGACATCTCGCGTAATTTTTGCTACTATTGTGAGTGAGTAAACACGAAAGACATCCGAAAAGTTCATTGCTTTAGGAGGTCTTTCTTTTTTGTTTAATGAGTCGGCTTTTTATATCTGGACGGTCGAGAAAGTCATAGAATTCTGAACCTAGTTTCTTGTACAAGCTCGAGGCGTATTTTTTGCTCGGATGAAGAATTTTTAAAAACTTCTTCTCTTCAATAAGGAAGTCAACCAGCTGCCTGTAGTCACCATCGTTTGATACAAGTACCACTTTGCCGTCGAGCTCCTGCTTATGCAGTCGCTTCATGATGTGAAATACTATATCTGTATCGACATTGCCCTTCTTATTGCTGAGCATAAACGAGTTGTGTTCTCGAAATATCAGCACAAATCCCGCCTCTTGAATTTTGGTGTATAAACCCTCGAGGTCATTGATCGTATAGCCGAGGAAAAAATAGGCAGTTTCAATATGATATTTCTCACGGAGGTAGCGTCGAAACTTTACAAAATCTATGTCCCACGGTTTTTCAGCTTTGGCCGTAGCCATATGCAGATTCTGCCCATCGATGAAGGCTGTGTTTGGCGTCGTACTCATCGCTAGAACTGCCTTAGGAAGTCTAATTTTGCCGATTCAAAATGTCGGACGTCTTCGATACCATGTTTCATCATGACGAGGCGGTCGACACCGACGCCCCAGGCGAAGCCGGTGTAAACTTCCGGATCAATACCGGCAGCTTTTAGCACATTCGGGTGGATCATACCGCAGCCGAGCAACTCAATCCAGCCTTCGTAGCTACAAACCTGACAGCCTTTTTGGTCGCAAAATGGGCACGACAGTGAGAACTCAAAACTCGGCTCGGTAAATGGGAAATAGTACGGGTTGATCTGAACATCGAGTTCTTTTTCGTAGTAGCTTTCCAAAAACTCTTTCAGTGTCGCTACCAGCATACCGGCATGGACGCCTTTGGCAACATAGACACCCTCGCACTGATAGAAAGTATGTTCGTGCCTAGCGTCGAGGTCTTCGTTGCGAAACACACGATCGATCGATACGCCAGCGATAGCTTCGCCATTTTCAAGCTTTGGCTTCAGCTTGGTTAGAATACGATTCTGCATAGTGCTGGTGTGTGCCGGAGCGACCAGCGCCTCACCAGCCTTGTCGGTTTCTTCGGTCATGAATGTGTCATAGTCGTCGCGCGCCGGGTGACCTTTCGGGAAGTTCAATGTTTCGAACATATGGTACTGATCGTCGATCTCTCGCGATGAAAAATACGAAAAGCCCATGCGGTAAAAAATGTCGGCAATGTTTTGGATTTCAGCCGATATCGGGTGCACCGTCCCCTGTTCACTCGGTAGAAGCGACGGCAGACCGGCATTCATATCAAACGGCGCCGTCACATCGAGTGGTGGCAGCGCGCCCTCTTTGTCGTTTTCTGCCGCTACTTTTTCTTTTAGCTCACCAGCCAGCGCATTGATCGCTTGACCAAATGCCGCTCGGTCGCCAGCTTCCAGCGAGGGTATCAAGCCAAATAGTTCTCTCAGCTCCGGAGCTTTCAAGATATCACCCTTGGCTTCAAGCGTTTCGTAACGGCCGAGAAGTTTTTCACGAACCGCACTGATCTTATCTTGGTAATTCATCTATAAAAGAGTATAGCGTTAGCTGCCGCTCATCACAAGCCAGACACTGATGACGATGACTGCTAGGAAGATCATAACCCACACCCACGCGAGGCTGGTCGTACGCTTGGTACCTTCTAAGTAGGCGGAATCCTCGACACCATCGTGACTTTTCTGCTCGGGCTCAAGCGCCTTTTTCTTTGCTTTTTCAGCGAGTTCCGCGGCGATCCGCTTTTGCAGCTCGGTCCGCTCATTCTGCTGGTTCATAAATAATGCCATGTACCCATTGTAACATTTTGTACGCCTAGGCAAGGCTGTGCTATACTGTAGCCATATTTCTATATAAGGAGGGAATATACCAATGGCAACCAAAAAACCTGCATCGGCTGGAAAAAGGACCGCGTCTACGCCGCGTAAGTCTGCGACCGCCGCCAAAAAATCAACTACAAGAGTAACCTCACGAGCAGCTGCCGTATCACCACGCAGCTACTTCACAAGTGTCGGAAACTTTATGAAAGCTCCGCTCATGGCAGCATCAGCGGCTGAGTTCATCGGTACGTTCCTACTGGCCGCTATCGGCTTGATCGTCTGGAGCGCTGACCCGAACTACACGCTGTTTACGCTCATCCCGATCGTACTGCTTGTCGTCGCGCTGTCGGGTGCCCACCTGAACCCAGTCGTTACGTTTGGTGCGTTGGCTACCCGCCGCGTTAACCTAACCCGCGCGAGCGCCTACATCGTTGCCCAAGTCCTGGGTGCGCTGCTGGCTTTCGCGATGATGACCGGCTTTATAAACGCGGTACCTGATACAGGTAACGGCCTCGCGCAGTCAACTCCAAGCCTCTTTACGGCCGCCGAGCTGCCAAAGAACAGCGAATGGCTACTTGTATCGACTGAATTAGTCGGTGCGATCATCTTTGCCTTTGCGGTCGCCGGTGCCCTAAAGCTTGGCAAGTCTGGCGTAACTTACGCACTTACCTACGCTGGTGGACTCTATGTCGCTCTCATCCTGGTTCGTACGGTTGCTTCGTACGTCAGTGGTACAGCGATCCTGAACCCAGCTCTGGCTGCGCCATTCCAGGCACTCAGCTGGCAAGTCTGGCCAATCGTTATCTACGTCGTCGCTCCACTGGTTGGTGGTGTGATCGGCTTCGGTTTAAACGATCTGCTCCAGAAAAAAGAAGTTACCACTCGGTAATTATCTTCCTACAGAAAATACTCCGCCCATACCGAGCGGAGTATTTTTTATTCTTCGCGAGGCTTATCAAGCAGGAGCGGCTCGATTGATTCCGCGCTGCCAGCAATCTTCACCACATCCTTGTCAACTTTCGTTAGTTCTTTCTGCGCACTATTAAAGTGATTGACGGTGGAGCTGAGGCTTCCCCCTAACTTCACCAAGTACGTTTGGAAAGCATTCATATGCCTACCAAGTTGCTCAACATTCTTGCGGATGACCTCGGTGTCTTTTTGAATCTCCAGGCTACTGAGCCCTTGAGAAATAATCTGTAGCATAGCAGACAGCGTACTTGGCCCGACGATCGTGACTCGTTTTTCTACCGCCGCATATTGCATGAGGTCGCGACCATTCACGCCACCGGCACCGACTTTATTTGCCAGGAGGTCATAATAGATCGCTTCGGACGGAATAAACATCAATGCCTGCGCCAGTGTGCCTTTCTTGGCATTGATATACTTAGCCGTTTCGTCGATCCGCTTCTTCAAGTCATCCTTAAAGGCTTTTTCCAACGCCGGCCGCTCTGCCGGCTTGGCCTCCACGAGGCGATTGTAATTTTCGAGCGAAAACTTGGAGTCGATCGGCAGCAGCCTATCATCGAGATGGATCACTGCGTCAACCACCATGCCCTCACCCAGACGATACTGCAGTTCAAAAGCACCCGGTGGCAGCATATTTTCAAGAATCTGCTTCAGATAGAATTCGCCAAGTACACCGCGCTGTTTTGGATTTGACAGTACGTTTTGCAAGGTCTTAAGTTCATCTGCTACGTCGACGACGCGGCGATTCGTTTCATCAAGCTTTGCCAGCCGCTGCGTCACGTCGGCTACCAGCTTCGCGCTCTCCGACAACTGCTTCTGAACTGTCTGCTGGATAGAAGTATTATTACGCTCGAGCTTGTCACCCATCGCCTGCTGCAATTGTCCGATTGAGCGCGTCAGTTCTGTCACGTCACTTTTCATCAACTCCACGGCACTGGCGTTCTTTAGTTCTCTTAGGCGCTGGTTCATGAAAAATATTACCGCGCCGAAGCCGACCACAACCACCACCAATACTACTATTACCGTAAGCGTCTCTGTCATGTCTTGATTATAACACTGGCGAGTCGAATGATGCGAAAGCTTGCTTTCATATCCGAGACAACCCAGTGTTACATCAGTCGAAGACTGATATAACGAAGCGAGCCGAGAGGAATAAGAACTTGGTCTTATTCCCGAGGCGACCTGGTGTTAGACTTCCGCGGAAGTTATAGCACTGGCAAGGCGAATCACTGCTAGACTGTTAGAACAATCCTGATCACCACCACCGCTAGCGTAACCATCACCAAACTCAGACCCAGACTAACGGGCTGGACAAGCCAGGCAAACAGCACATAGCCGATTCCAAACGCAAGCACCGAGATGATAAGCACCGCGAGCCACGGGAGGTTCATGAGTACCAGAAAAATAGTCCAAAACGACAGGAAAATACCAAGCGTCGCAAGGAGCGGACGATAGACTCGTTGTCGTACCATTAGGATCAAGCCGAGCATTGAACCGAGTACTAGTGCTACGATACTGGCAAAATCGTCCTTACTTTCGCAGCGGGCAAGCGCCACGCTGTCGCGACACATGATCGGCTCAAACACAAACCGCTCAAGAAGCAGGTAGAGCATGTATGTTAGTACTCCGACCAAAATGCCAGTTAGAAAAACATTGAGCATTGACCGCCAACTCATCGTTGCCCAGGTGCCTAGTGGATCACTTACT carries:
- a CDS encoding hypothetical protein (RAAC3_TM7_1_854) translates to MTETLTVIVVLVVVVVGFGAVIFFMNQRLRELKNASAVELMKSDVTELTRSIGQLQQAMGDKLERNNTSIQQTVQKQLSESAKLVADVTQRLAKLDETNRRVVDVADELKTLQNVLSNPKQRGVLGEFYLKQILENMLPPGAFELQYRLGEGMVVDAVIHLDDRLLPIDSKFSLENYNRLVEAKPAERPALEKAFKDDLKKRIDETAKYINAKKGTLAQALMFIPSEAIYYDLLANKVGAGGVNGRDLMQYAAVEKRVTIVGPSTLSAMLQIISQGLSSLEIQKDTEVIRKNVEQLGRHMNAFQTYLVKLGGSLSSTVNHFNSAQKELTKVDKDVVKIAGSAESIEPLLLDKPREE
- a CDS encoding hypothetical protein (RAAC3_TM7_1_855); its protein translation is MAKVVEVSDPLGTWATMSWRSMLNVFLTGILVGVLTYMLYLLLERFVFEPIMCRDSVALARCESKDDFASIVALVLGSMLGLILMVRQRVYRPLLATLGIFLSFWTIFLVLMNLPWLAVLIISVLAFGIGYVLFAWLVQPVSLGLSLVMVTLAVVVIRIVLTV